The Leishmania infantum JPCM5 genome chromosome 17 genome segment ATCACACGGTGGTGCGCAGCAATCGCGTCAGCcatcagctgcggcagcgcggcccaCAGCGCAGTGCTGCTCTCGATGTCCGTGAAGAGCAGCGTCACCGGCTCGTCACCGTCCTtcggcgcggcgtcgttgtCGCGGCCTTCCGTGCACCAGTACAGTATCAGGGGAGCAGCCGTAAGCAAGATGATAGTGAACATAACGAGTCCAGCAATCAGGCCGTTTCGCTGCGCGGACGTCATCTTATCCGCCTTTTGGCGCGGCCGATACTCCATCGTCGGCGTACTGGGAGAAGAAACCTGCGGCACCGTCGGGTCCAGCATCCGCTGGACGGAAAGCATCACGATGCCCTGCGCGCCGTAGTTTCTGTACAAGCACTCAAGACCACTAGTGGTGTTTGTGCAGTTCCACGTAAAGCGGCCCAGGGTCACGCTGTACGCGTTGATGACGCCTTTTTTATAGGCGCTCTCCTGGAGTGAGGTCGGCTTCTCAAATCCGCCATCCCCGTAGGCCACAACGTGGATAAAGACGATGGATAAGAGGTCTCGCAGCAGAGACGGTGTGTGGTCCGCGGGCTTCGGAAAAATGGCGTTGAacagcttcagcagcggaTAGCTCTCGAGGGAACTCGGGGACATGTCGCTCCAGAGCGGCAGGTTAGTGAACGtgagcaggcgcgcctgctcaGCGTTGGGAAGCTTGGCGAAGGTATCGGTGAGAAGCTCGTATTCGTGAGCCAGGTCCCCAAACGAAATTACCACGATCGCCAATGGGTGCgtggagaggaaggcggcgaTCGCATCCACATCGTCGTCCGTGATCCCAAGAACATAGTTGATCATACTCGGTTCGAGCGATGACTTCAACGACGTCCCCGACGAGACGGCCTTGACGGTTGGGTCGGGAGCGTTGAACGTTGCGGCCGTCCGCAGCGCTACTGCAGAGATGTCCTTCACGTTCGCGCTTGTGTACTCGTGAAGCACAAGGTTCACATCTTCGCCGATCGACGTCAGGGCCCTCACAGATGACAGCTCCGAATACATGACGTACATCTCCTGCTCCAGCGTCGGCATCAGGAACAGGTAgttctccttctccaccaACACGTTCGGCCGGTTAAACACAGGAGAGATCACCAGCAGTCCACTCAAGTCAATGCTTCGAAGCAGCGGGCCGGTGACCACATCGACGGAGTAGTTCAAGAACTCCCAGTCAAGCACACCCTGCGCTGTCGTCTGCGTCGCATTCAGCGTCGCCGGGTTAAAAGCTGAAAAGTCCAGGCGTTCTTCGCTGATGGCAAGTGGGATCACCTTGGCCATATCCGCAGCAGCTTTCCTCAGCTTCGGGAGGTCGGAGACGTTCAGCGTCACGACATTCAGCGGCTTTGAGAGTACGATCTTGTTCAGATAGCAGGCAGACTGCGCGTAGTGGAAGATAGCATCCGGCAAGAGCTCCCACGCGGCTTTTTTCAGGCCTTGGAGAATAGAGGCACGCCCGCCCTGGTTACAGTAGCACACGGCGCCCAGAAACTCGGCGATGGGGGTGCACGGGCCACCGTAGTCACCAAGAACAATATCTCCGCCAATCACATACCGGGTCTGATCAAAGAGCCCAGCCTTGTACGTCTTCCGATCGATGGTCCACAGCGGCTCATGCAGCGTCTGATCAATCAGCTTTCCAGAAAGCCACCCAGCAATCATCAGCTGCCCAGTGCTTGGATGCTCGTTGTAGAACTTGTCCGCGTATGCAGCAGAgtccgacgacgacgcctcACGCCCTCGGGGGCCGTACTTCTGCACAGCCTTCGCCTCGTCGGCCCACAGGCTCGCGTCCACGCGGCCGGTCTTCTTCATGTACTCCCCCATCTCGGTACGGAATAGTCTCACATGTTCAATTTCTATATGAGAGATCGGAAGTGAGGTTGCGCTCGACATGATCTGCCCGTCTACAGGCGTCAGCTTCCCAGCCATCGCAAGATCGTAGTACACCCGGAATACTATCCGCTGCAGCGGGAAGCAGGTCATGATGTACGCCGACGACGTACGCGGGTCcgtcagcaccgcctgcagGAACTTCACAACCTGCTCACCCGGAATCCCCCAGACTATGATCACCTGCGGGCGCGTGTCCGCCATCGCGTCGAAGGTCTTTTTGTTCACAGCAGTGTTCTTCGTCGAGTACGGCGCGGAGTACACAGCCGGCGGGTCGAgcgaaaaggaggagagaaccGACACTACCATCTTGTACTCGGAGTCGCCGAACTGCGCACCCGTCAGATACATGAACGCAGTGCGGCGAGCGCGAATCCTTTTCAGCATGTGCGTCAGTATGATCGTCATCTCTGTCCACGGATCGCCACGCGTGAAGTACACGTCGTTGTCCCACATGCGCACCGCATTCGACCCGGTGAAAGGAGCCATAAATATCAAGTCCTTGCCCTTCAACGCGTCACTTTTCATGACAGTCGACATCAACGGGTCCATAAAGGGCCCAATAACACCAAGAAGCGTCGGGTACTTCTCGAGCGCCTTCTGCACGACGGCAATGATGTCGGACTTCTTGATACTTGGATCCGGGTTCACGATCTCGACCGGCCGTCCGTTAGCAGTCTTGTAACCAGAAGCGTGCAGCGCGGAGTCGATGCCCAGCCACAACGCCTTCGCATCGTCCGCCATGAATGGGTCGAGGGAATACGTAGCGTTCAGTAGGTAGACTGGGTTTTTTTCGGGgtccttgccgctgctgtcggcagCCCATGCAGCCGGTGCAGTGCAGAGGGatgctgccaccaccgcgagCACAGCAAGGGCCACCAACCGCAAaccgcaccgccacgcagACACCCGCAACGCCTCGAGCGTGCGTTTGTGTACCCGGCAGCTCACGCCATCACTCACGCCCACGCAGCCGGTGCCCCGACGTGTGGTGGCGACCACTGTCGAGCACACCATCAGCAGGAAACaaagggaggggcggcgcagcgggtcTCGTCGACGCGAGAGGGAGACGTGGCCAACTCTGAGCGAGGCGAGAAGCAGGGCACAGAAAAGGGTGGAAAAGGCCGGGCAGACGAGGGCGGGTGGCACACGTACGCGAGACACGgcacggggggggggggggaagacAGGCCCAGACCGCAGAGAGATTCGACGCGACGGAGACGCACACAaggcacacacccacacgcactcgcAATCGCACAGAATGGCAGAGAGGGGTACAGAAAAGGGGCACACAGAACAACGCAAGTCCAATGTTATGCAAATCAAGGAAAatatagagagagatggaTAGACATATATAGAGAGATCGGTGTATATGTTTCAAGGCCAAGCAACAAGGAGGCGAGATCGGGGCGCTGCCGTTGGTtacgtgtgcacgtgcagaGATGGATACATGAAACAAAACGGGATGCATACATAGAAAAGATacagatgcacacacaaaatGCCGAAACGGAGAAgtcgagggggaggggggggggcacaccCGGAGAACAAAAACATAAAAAGAAATTCCAAAGAAGCAGCGAGAAGTCGAAGGAGCCGTGACGTTGTGCAACGCAGTCGCAGGCAGTcagggggagagagtggTAGCCCTCACGGCAGATGTGTGCTTCGCACGggcaggcgagagagaggatcCGTGAGGAGTGGAGAGGTGGGGCTCGAGCCTGAATAACACGTGTGAGGCGCAGCCGCTACAGCAACAGCTGAGAACAACTAGAGAGCGAAAGCGTGAATACAGTGGAAGCAGCAACGATCTCGTGGGACGGTGTCGCGGTAACGGTGGTGTTCAGTATGTGGCgccgtgtatgtgtgggtaTACGGGTGTGAGACGACGATCTGGGTTATCCGTTTGTTGTGCACCTGTGACCTCTTCAGTCCACAGGtacacacagaaacacacGAACACCCAAGTAAGTctgggggcggcggcaggatGACGAAGGAAATAAGCAAAACGCGTGTATACGATGCGCTGCCTGGCAACCTCTTGCGTCCTCGCACAAGTAAGCAATGTGGAGAACACAAGAAGTGGGCAAGGGGGGACGGAGAACGATCACCGGTGATGTCGCGTGCAAAACGGGGTTGCTCGCCTTCCCTTCTTCGGCCCTCTTTAGTTTCGGGGGCTGCAAATGACGGAAGACTCTACTGTCAGCGTCGTtggtgccgccggtgctTTTTCCAAGTGTCTGTCGATGCTTCCCGTTCGCAGTCCTTCGCCGCTTCACCGTTTTCTCTGTCGCCCACAAGCGAAGCAGACGCAAAGGTGagcagaggggggagagcTGCGTTGTGGTtctgcgtgagtgtgtgcgtgtgtgtgtgtgtgtgtgtgtgtggcgtaCAGAGATAGGAAGCGAGCGCGCAGGAACAATAAATAGTCACCTGCTCACCGATAGGCGTACGTGCAGCGAAGACAATGCAAGAGAGCGAAATATAAATGAGAACGCGGCCAGAGTGTGGAAAGAGACCTCGAACTCCGTAGGCGTGTGTATCTTTCGGGCCTTGAGTCGATGTTGTGTAGGGCGAAGGGAGGTGCGTGAGGGAAGCGCGGGGAGCGAAGAGACAGAAGCCAAGCAGAGTGTTCACGTATTGGCGTTCCACATACGCGCGCATATCCACAAGAAGCATCAGGAGAAGTGGAGAAGAAGTTGATGAGTGGTGCGCGGGTGCAGAACCTtggcacagagagacatATGAAGGGGGcacaccacagcagcagtggcaagCTCGCCGAAgctccccacacacacacgcagacacgcaagCACGGGCACGCAGAAAAGaggtgcgtgtctgcgtgaaGTGACCAAGCTGGGCCGTCTAAGGGGAAGGGCATCGCCTGAATCtatgcgctgctgcacaatgCGAGTGAGAAGTACGCTCTCGCTGAAGAGAGTAGAGGTGAAGTGCGGCCGGAAAggcaggggaaggggagcAGCATGTGGCCCATGCATACTTGCCTGTGCGTGGGGAatggcgagagagaagagcgtcGCGAAAACAGGTCAGACGCACCCACCACGCTGAGCCGTGCGAGATGACATCGGCAGCCAGTCTTCTGCGTGCACTTTTTCTCTTTCCCACTTGGGCACAGCCCGTAGCCCCCGTCGTCGttgcgcgcgcacaaacgAACCCGAGCaggcatgcacacgcgcgttgcCGTAGGGTGTTGCACACATTCCCGCAAGCCCCTTTTGGTGCTCACCTCTACATCAACGTGTCCTGGATGCGTGACCATGCCAGCCTCGCCTTTGCTTGAATGCTTACGTATTGGCTACTGCTTCGTCTATTATGTGCCCACAACGTTGCCGTGCCTTCGTTCTTCGACTAACGAGGCGTGGAAAGAGGCGAGTTTGGCGAGGTGAGGGCATGCATGCCTCCGACGACCACTTCCTCAGATACAGCATAAAAATAAAAGAAGGAGACCAAACCTCACTCCAGATGCTTCGCCCTCTTCGCGGACGcccttgcgtgtgtgtgtgtgtgtgtgtgtgtgtgtgtgtgtgtggctagaaaaaggaagagaatggaggaaaggaggggaggctAGAATGAAAGCaaacaaggaaaagaaagaacgATCATACGACGGCCACAAGGCAATAGAAGGAAGgtaagagggagggaggcggcaagagagagggacgtTGGTTGGACAAGGGTAACATCACAGCAAGCTAGCGAGGAGAAAGAAGCGAtcgaaggaggaagaggaagggggagaagcTCCTGCTAAGGCACGTGCCCTTCCACCCGTCAGAGATCCTGTGGCCCCACAAAAGAAACGCAGAggcgcgtgccggcggcccATGCGCTCACACGCAGCGGGGCAACCATTTTGCATGCACAGCGCGAGAAACCAGGTACATCGTAACGAAGAACGAACAAGaaggcagcgacagcgcggcgAGAACGAGGGTTGTGCGTGAGGGAGACAGCACTCGTCAAGAATGAGCAGCCCAACGCAGAAAAGTGAGCCCCACCATCCACcccgagaaaaaaaaaaacagaccGCGAAAGGGGGCGATATGAGGTGCCGGCTGAAACGAAAATGTAAACAGCGAGATCGTAACGCTGCGCTCTGATTCAACGCTATACcgtcgcgcacacacgcacacgcacacacacggtaCTCAGCGGGCGTCCGTTTACCTCATCCATGGCACCGCTAGGTACCACACAGACGGGGCAACAGCACATGGAGCGAAAGGAGGAAGGAAtaggcggaggaggagagcatTGAACAACAATAAAAAAATAGGGACACAAGGCGCGCCTCGTGGACGCAGCCAGcgtatctgtgtgtgcgtggactTCCGACCGCACGGGCGTGCACGGGCACAGACGTACATATCTATACACATAAGCATACGCAAATATAtagatgtatatatatatacataccACCAAACATACATCTGAACACATTCATCCAGCCATACGAGCATACAACCatacatacatgcacacaagcattCATACATacgcgcgtacacacactTGCGGAAAGGCCCCTCCTCACGTACAATGCGGCCTACCATTGAATCGAGACGAGGCAGATAAGCAAGGAGAGCCACAGGGTATGTAAAGTAGTGGCGAGTTCGAGGGTGTGGGGTTCcgtgaaaaaaaagcaaTAAGAAAAGACGAGTCCTCCGCGCAGACCCGAAGCTCGGCCTCAAGATATGAGAGCGCAAGCGAAAAAACCAACACGGTTGAGACACACGCGAAACAAAAAACGCAGAAAAGCACTCGGCTTCCACCATCGAGCCATCCACCGCCGAAGACAAATTGGGCAGCCCCTGAAAAGCGAGGGCAAATACACAGGAGAAGACCGTCACGCCAGAAAGTCGATGATCGAACAAAacaagaaggcgcaggagtgGCCGTGGTGATGTATGCCGATACCCCTCCcgcacagagggagaggcggtggtgccatTCTCAGCCGAGGCACAGGTGAACGCGCTGTCGCACACACgtttcctctccctctcccgcgtCGCACATCTCCGAAAAggctgagggaggggggcgtctgtggaggggagggggtgagtgACGGAGTCAGAATGTGCACGCCTTGCACTAAGCACACACATCATTCTGCTTGCATCATGCTGTGCGCAGCCGTCATCCTCCTGAACGCACTGTGGCACGTCCCCAGGAAGATCCCACTGCTCTTGCgcacgccgccctcgcgGCGCTGTCTTCGCGttcgcgcacacacagacacacatgcaagcGGCAAGCAGACGGCATCTGTCACAGCAGTCATTCACTGAGCCCCGCCACTGAGCGAGCACAGCATAGAGACGTGAtgcaaaacaaaacaaagtccgccgccaccgacacaCCTCTCCAAGATGAGCTCCCGCTCCCCCAGACTACGCCTCGTCGGCCACGTCCTCCGCCAACGGCTCCAGCAAActtgggcggcggcggcgcccgaGCTTCATGGGCATCCGCACAACGACAACCTCGCAAGAGATGCTCGCACTCCGCGAATTGTGCTCCTCTGAGAGCCGCCGTGATGCCTGTGCGGTGAACGGGAGCACGTTATCCTCCCATCCCACAGCGCTCATACTTCGCTGATCCTTTTCTAGCGATGTCGTCGACAAAAACAGACCACACGGGAGCGATCTCCTCCAGAGACGTGACTCGCGCATCGCAGACGGTTCAGCAGagggcggcaccgccgtcagCCCCGAATGCCGTGCCCTCGCACCGTCTGAGATAAAGCTGCCCTCACCCAGCAACGGGTTCATCACCTCAGCTGTCCCAGCGTGCTGCACATCGAGgtccaccgcagcaccgttGTTGCCCACCGGACAGCGGGCCTGCGACACCGTCGCAATCCGAATCGCAAGACGGTTCATCAGCCCCTGGCAGTagtcctcctcgctcacAAGACgactccgcggcggcgcaccaaCGCCCCActtgctcagcagcggctgcagctctcgcacgcgctgcgcaacgGGGTACGGCGCAAAGCAGCTCGCCAACACGAAGGCAatgccagcagcagggccaTTTATCGTGCCCACagacgacagcagcgcgcctgcagcgctcgAGGCCGTGTCCGTCGCTGTATCATCCGGCAGGATCGCCTCGATCTcagtgcgcagcgcagcgtggcggcggccagGCACAGCGTTCAGCTGGAACATCTCCACGGCGAACGGCACACCGCGCAGCCCCTGCGGTCCCATCGCAGTGTGCGCAATACCCGCGCGCTCGTCGTTCGACAGCGCCCAccacgccgcctccgtcgcgaCAACCTGCCCGCCATTCGCAACAGCCTCCGTGCGCGCAGCCATGTTCGACGTGTCGCCGTAGTAGTCGTACCCCCTCGTCACCTCGTCGTACCGGATGTCGGTCAGCCCCGTGTGGAtccccacgcgcacgcgcagcccgcaccacagcgcagcgtactcctcctcgctcagcCGCGCAGTCGGCGGCTCGTAGTCGTCCAACGTGTCCACGCGCGCAAGCTCGAACTCGCGGTACGCGCggtccagcgcctccgtaCCCCAGTCgtgcttcagcagcttcgTCTGGATCTCGCACGCAAGGCTCACAGCGCTGTGCGCGCTCCTGCACGCGATCATGAACGAGTCGCCGATCGTCTTCACCTCGTAGCACCCGTACTTCTTCACCAGCTGCCGGATCACACGGTGGTGCGCAGCAATCGCGTCAGAcatcagctgcggcagcgcggcccaCAGCGCAGTGCTGCTCTCGATGTCCGTGAAGAGCAGCGTCACCGGCTCGTCACCGTCCTtcggcgcggcgtcgttgtTGCGGTTGTCCATGCAGCAGTACAGAGCCAGCCCAGCAACCGCAAGCAAGATGACAGTGAGCAGAGCAGTGCCCGCAatggcaccgccgcgctgcgcaggtgtcAGCGCATGCGATCTCTGGCGCGGCCGATACTCCATTGTAGGCGTCATCGGGGAagacagctgcggcaccgtcggGTCCAGCATCCGCTGGACGGAAAGCATCACGATGCCCTGCGCGCCGTAGTTGTGGTACACGCAGAACCTGTCCGTTGGCGTCGTTGTGCAGCCCCACTGAAACCTGCCAAAGGGCTCGGCAAACGTGATCACAGAGCCTTCGCGATAGACCATGTCTGTCAGCGAAGTGCTGTGCACGCTGTCCGCAAGCCTCCTCATCGAGGCACAAAAACTGCCAGTTAAAACAGCGCTCAGGAACCCTGGAGTGTGTTGGGAAGGGTCAGGCAGCGCGTCGTGAAACACCGTCAGCAGCTTAGAGGCAGCATGCGCGCTCTCCGAAGTGTCGCTCCAGAGCGGCAGGTTAGTGAACGTGATCACACGCGCCTGCACAGACGCCGGCTTCGACTTGAGGGCAGTGACAAGCGTGGGGTACTGAATCACCAAGTCATCGAAGACTATCACAACAATCGAGGTCTTCTCCTCAACCAGAAAGTCGACAATGTCAGCCACATCCGCAGCTGTCACGGCAAGCACGAAGTTGATCTGCCCGCGAACAAGCGCACTCCCAACAGTCTTCGTGGAGGGCACCGCAGTCACAGTCGGGTTGTCGTAGTTGAACGTCGCAGCAGActtgcgcagcacagcggTGATGTTCGCTACCTCATCGCTGGCGTAGCCGTGCAGGATCATATGCACGGCCGAGCCGATCGACGTCACGCCCCTCACAGCCGAAAGCTTCGCGTACAGTACGAACATCTGCTGCTCAAGCGTTGGCATCAGATACACGTAGTTTCTTAACAGCTCTACTAGGTGTGGCCGAGGGTGAATGGGGGAGGGTACCAAGTACCCATCAACGTTCATGCCCTTCACTGTCACGCCTACGACGACGTCGGTGGTGTAGTTCGTCGTCACCGCATCGTGCAGCGCCTGTGGTGTTGTATCTGTTACGTTAAGCGTGGCCCCGTTCACGGGGCTCGCGTTGTACTTCAGGTAGGCGACCAGTGTTGATATGCTCGTTTTAAAGGTCAGCCCCACCTGCGCAAGCAACGGATGCTCCGCAAAGATCAGCGTCAGGAAGTTCAGCGGCCGCGGGAGGGTGGTGCCATCGGAGTAGCAGTTTTTCTGCGTGAAGCTGACGCCAGACTCGGTAATCACCGTCCACACGGCTCTGTCAAGCCTCGAAAGGACCGCGGAGTGCCCACCCTGGTTACAGTAGCACACGGCGCCCAGAAACTCGGCAACACCGTTGCACGGCCCGCCGTAGTCACCAAGAACAAAGTCCTCGCCTACGATGTAGCGCTGCTGAGAGAACATGTACTGTCTGTACGCCGTCCGATTCGCGATCCGGTTCTCCTCCGCAAGCGTCTGCGCGATCAGCGAGCCAGAAATCCACCCAGCAATCATCAGCTGCGTTACGCACGGGTGCTCGTTGAAGAAGTTGTTCACGTATGCAGCAGAgtccgacgacgacgcctcATGCTCCCACGGGCCGTACTGCTGCACAGCCTTCGCCTCGTCGGCCCACAGGCTCGCGTCCACGCGGCCGGTCTTCACCATGTACTCGCCCATCTGCGCCCTGAACACCCTCAGATGGACCGACGCAGGTTCCGTGAGCGGAAAGGATGTGGCGCTCGAAATGATCTGCCCGTCTACAGGCGTCAGCTTCCCAGCCATCGCAAGATCGTAGTACACCTGGAATGtcatctgctgcagcgcaaacGACGGCATGATGTACGCCGACGACGTACGCGGGTCTGTAAGCACAACCTTCAGGAGCTCCTCAACCTGCCCTGCAGGTATTCCCCAGATTATGATCACCTGCGGGCGCGTGTCCGCCATCGCGTCGAAGGCCGTCATGTTCACAGCAGTGCTCGTCGAGTACGACGCGGAGTACACAGCCGGCGGGTCGAGCGAAAGGGACGTCATCAGCTCCACAAGACTCTTGTGCTCGAAGCTTCCGTACTGCTCACCCGTCAGATACATGAACGcagtgcggcgtgcgcggaAGGTATTGGCTATGTGCTTTACCATTGCCATGATCTCCAGCCGTGGCTCCGCGCGCATGAAGTACAAGTTCTCGttccacacacgcatagaACTGGACCCGGTGAACGGGCCCAGAAACATCAGCCCGCTGTTCTGAATCTCAGGGCTGATCAGCACAGCACCAAGGCGAGTGTCAGAGTACGGTCCAATCACGCCAAGAAGCGTCGGGTAGTCTTTGAGCGCCTTCAACACGACAGCTACGATGTCCGACAGGTCGTCCGTCGGGTCCGGTTCAATGATCTTGATGGGGCGGCCGCGAGCGGCGGTGTAGCCgaccgcgtgcagcgcggagTCGATGCCCAGCCACAGCGCCTTTGCATGCTTCGCATTGTAGTCACTCAACGAGTACATGGCGTTCAGCAGGTACACAGGCTCATCCGacgaggcgacggcaccCGCAGCCCACGCCGCAGGCACCGTGGACACGGCGAGCGTCAGCGCGCCGACAATCAGCAAAACGCCAGCCAGGAGTCGCGAGCATCGGTACGCATGTCGCTGCCTCACACAGCCGGACacgccacctgcgccgcaccagcaagCACGGCGCGGATGGGTCGCGTCCGCGTACATTGTATGGTGCGACGAGCCGCGATAGTAGTTCGCAGAGGGCAGTGGGAGCGCCTGCCAGTccggcagggagagggagagagcgggaggAACGACCCGGAtgagggggcggggagggggagcgatggggtgcagcgccggcgcggagGCGAGAGCCGCTGGTCAAAagcaggaagaggaagcggcgagggcgagggagagcCACGGGCACGGGCGGGCAGACACGCAAGAGAGGTGGGGAAGGAAgacgggggagggcagggagggggtggtgaaACACCTCCTCAGTAACCAACACCAGACGAGCGGCAGCTGAAAGGAAGCGGAAAGGAATACACGAGAGTCGGGCTCGGCTttgtgcgagtgcgtgcgtcctctcggtggcgatgcgctgAATGCAAGGGAATGCCTCTGTTCCCTCGCCACCGTgaggagaagaagaaagcgggagagagacggcgaaAGGGAAGGAGTTGCAACGCGGCCACGTGCGAGTCGGCACATCCGTCTCCATCGATCCGGCCcccggcgtgtgtgcgtgcggtcGGGCCGCCTACACCGAGGCCATGCCGGCAGGAGTCGAGCGCGTCTGTCATACAAgagcacaggcacgcgcatacgcctgtgcgtgcgcaccggcGAGAGTGCGGTGCAACACGTCCTTCCAGCGTACGGTGCCACCGGGTGGGGACATGCAGGGGGGCCCGGGGGGCGAGACCTACCTTCTCGGCGCATGGACAGAAGACATAACGAGAGACAAGGGGCCGTGCGGTCACTGTCGCCCGTCCGCGGCCCATACGGCAGCAGGAAGGCGCACTCACAGGCAGAGCAAAgagcgcgccgccactgggcagcgaggggggCAGGCCACATCGTCCCCCCGACctcggcgcaccgccgtgtcGCGAGGAATGCGTGCGGACGTGAATGAATGGCGTACACAGAGGAAGGAATAAGTATGGTGCCCGCAGGGACTCGTGCCCACTCGCTTGCCGGCGCAGAGCAGGAAATCAGGAGCGAGGGTGCCGAGAGtcagcgagcgagcgagagttGGTCGCCAGCACGCCCTCTCCAAGGCGCGCCGTCACCATCACCATACAa includes the following:
- a CDS encoding putative receptor-type adenylate cyclase, with the translated sequence MADDAKALWLGIDSALHASGYKTANGRPVEIVNPDPSIKKSDIIAVVQKALEKYPTLLGVIGPFMDPLMSTVMKSDALKGKDLIFMAPFTGSNAVRMWDNDVYFTRGDPWTEMTIILTHMLKRIRARRTAFMYLTGAQFGDSEYKMVVSVLSSFSLDPPAVYSAPYSTKNTAVNKKTFDAMADTRPQVIIVWGIPGEQVVKFLQAVLTDPRTSSAYIMTCFPLQRIVFRVYYDLAMAGKLTPVDGQIMSSATSLPISHIEIEHVRLFRTEMGEYMKKTGRVDASLWADEAKAVQKYGPRGREASSSDSAAYADKFYNEHPSTGQLMIAGWLSGKLIDQTLHEPLWTIDRKTYKAGLFDQTRYVIGGDIVLGDYGGPCTPIAEFLGAVCYCNQGGRASILQGLKKAAWELLPDAIFHYAQSACYLNKIVLSKPLNVVTLNVSDLPKLRKAAADMAKVIPLAISEERLDFSAFNPATLNATQTTAQGVLDWEFLNYSVDVVTGPLLRSIDLSGLLVISPVFNRPNVLVEKENYLFLMPTLEQEMYVMYSELSSVRALTSIGEDVNLVLHEYTSANVKDISAVALRTAATFNAPDPTVKAVSSGTSLKSSLEPSMINYVLGITDDDVDAIAAFLSTHPLAIVVISFGDLAHEYELLTDTFAKLPNAEQARLLTFTNLPLWSDMSPSSLESYPLLKLFNAIFPKPADHTPSLLRDLLSIVFIHVVAYGDGGFEKPTSLQESAYKKGVINAYSVTLGRFTWNCTNTTSGLECLYRNYGAQGIVMLSVQRMLDPTVPQVSSPSTPTMEYRPRQKADKMTSAQRNGLIAGLVMFTIILLTAAPLILYWCTEGRDNDAAPKDGDEPVTLLFTDIESSTALWAALPQLMADAIAAHHRVIRQLVKKYGCYEVKTIGDSFMIACRSAHSAVSLACEIQTKLLKHDWGTEALDRAYREFELARVDTLDDYEPPTARLSEEEYAALWCGLRVRVGIHTGLTDIRYDEVTRGYDYYGDTSNMAARTEAVANGGQAVATEAAWWALSNDERAGIAHTAMGPQGLRGVPFAVEMFQLNAVPGRRHAALRTEIEAILPDDTATDTASSAAGALLSSVGTINGPAAGIAFVLASCFAPYPVAQRVRELQPLLSKWGVGAPPRSRLVSEEDYCQGLMNRLAIRIATVSQARQRMGSNETGVSGDLQNIISSGVLNPLLGEGSFISDGARARHSGLTAVPPSAEPSAMRESRLWRRSTMNGLTLSRGPSSRKESLSVNTAGFHDDVVPFTAQASRRLSEEHNSRSASISCEVVVVRMPMKLGRRRRPSLLEPLAEDVADEA
- the RAC-B2 gene encoding receptor-type adenylate cyclase b, whose protein sequence is MYADATHPRRACWCGAGGVSGCVRQRHAYRCSRLLAGVLLIVGALTLAVSTVPAAWAAGAVASSDEPVYLLNAMYSLSDYNAKHAKALWLGIDSALHAVGYTAARGRPIKIIEPDPTDDLSDIVAVVLKALKDYPTLLGVIGPYSDTRLGAVLISPEIQNSGLMFLGPFTGSSSMRVWNENLYFMRAEPRLEIMAMVKHIANTFRARRTAFMYLTGEQYGSFEHKSLVELMTSLSLDPPAVYSASYSTSTAVNMTAFDAMADTRPQVIIIWGIPAGQVEELLKVVLTDPRTSSAYIMPSFALQQMTFQVYYDLAMAGKLTPVDGQIISSATSFPLTEPASVHLRVFRAQMGEYMVKTGRVDASLWADEAKAVQQYGPWEHEASSSDSAAYVNNFFNEHPCVTQLMIAGWISGSLIAQTLAEENRIANRTAYRQYMFSQQRYIVGEDFVLGDYGGPCNGVAEFLGAVCYCNQGGHSAVLSRLDRAVWTVITESGVSFTQKNCYSDGTTLPRPLNFLTLIFAEHPLLAQVGLTFKTSISTLVAYLKYNASPVNGATLNVTDTTPQALHDAVTTNYTTDVVVGVTVKGMNVDGYLVPSPIHPRPHLVELLRNYVYLMPTLEQQMFVLYAKLSAVRGVTSIGSAVHMILHGYASDEVANITAVLRKSAATFNYDNPTVTAVPSTKTVGSALVRGQINFVLAVTAADVADIVDFLVEEKTSIVVIVFDDLVIQYPTLVTALKSKPASVQARVITFTNLPLWSDTSESAHAASKLLTVFHDALPDPSQHTPGFLSAVLTGSFCASMRRLADSVHSTSLTDMVYREGSVITFAEPFGRFQWGCTTTPTDRFCVYHNYGAQGIVMLSVQRMLDPTVPQLSSPMTPTMEYRPRQRSHALTPAQRGGAIAGTALLTVILLAVAGLALYCCMDNRNNDAAPKDGDEPVTLLFTDIESSTALWAALPQLMSDAIAAHHRVIRQLVKKYGCYEVKTIGDSFMIACRSAHSAVSLACEIQTKLLKHDWGTEALDRAYREFELARVDTLDDYEPPTARLSEEEYAALWCGLRVRVGIHTGLTDIRYDEVTRGYDYYGDTSNMAARTEAVANGGQVVATEAAWWALSNDERAGIAHTAMGPQGLRGVPFAVEMFQLNAVPGRRHAALRTEIEAILPDDTATDTASSAAGALLSSVGTINGPAAGIAFVLASCFAPYPVAQRVRELQPLLSKWGVGAPPRSRLVSEEDYCQGLMNRLAIRIATVSQARCPVGNNGAAVDLDVQHAGTAEVMNPLLGEGSFISDGARARHSGLTAVPPSAEPSAMRESRLWRRSLPCGLFLSTTSLEKDQRSMSAVGWEDNVLPFTAQASRRLSEEHNSRSASISCEVVVVRMPMKLGRRRRPSLLEPLAEDVADEA